The Serinus canaria isolate serCan28SL12 chromosome 23, serCan2020, whole genome shotgun sequence genome has a window encoding:
- the WDTC1 gene encoding WD and tetratricopeptide repeats protein 1 produces the protein MLGCTAALPTASLRLPHCKKMAKANITRDIIHRQIKERGALGFERHYHVTDPFIRRLGLEAELQGHSGCVNCLEWNEKGDLLASGSDDQHTIVWDPLHHKKLLSMHTGHTANIFSVKFLPHSGDRILITGAADSKVHVHDLTVKETVHMFGDHTNRVKRIATAPMWPNTFWSAAEDGLIRQYDLRENSKRSEVLIDLTEYCGQLVEAKCLTVNPQDNNYLAVGASGPFVRLYDIRMIHNHRKSMKQSPSAGVHTFCDRQKPLPDGAAQYYVAGHLPVKLPDYNNRLRVLVATYVTFSPDGTELLVNMGGEQVYLFDLTYKQRPYTFLLPKKCHTSGEVQNGKTSTNGVSNGIHLHSNGFRLAEGRAHVSPQVELPPYLERIKQQANEAFACQLWTQAIQLYSKAVQKAPNNAMLYGNRAAAYMKRKWDGDHYDALRDCLKAISLNPCHLKAHFRLARCLFELKYVAEALECLDDFKGKFPEQAHSSACDALDRDINAALFSKSDNAEDKKGGGPIRLRATGRKDSISEDEMVLRERSYDYKFRYCGHCNTTTDIKEANFFGSNAQYIVSGSDDGSFFIWEKETTNLVRVLQGDESIVNCLQPHPSYCFLATSGIDPVVRLWNPRPESETLNGRVVVDMEGASQANQRRMNADPLEVMLLNMGYRITGLTSGGAGGSDDEDSSEGQVQCRPS, from the exons ATGCTTGGAtgcacagcagctcttcccactgCTTCTCTTCGTCTGCCCCACTGCAAGAAGATGGCAAAAGCCAACATCACCAGGGACATCATCCACAGGCAGATCAAG gagaggggagcGCTGGGCTTCGAGCGCCACTACCACGTCACCGACCCCTTCATCCGCCgcctggggctggaggctgagctgcag GGTCACTCTGGGTGTGTCAACTGTCTGGAATGGAATGAAAAAGGAGA CTTGTTGGCCTCTGGCTCTGATGACCAGCATACCATTGTGTGGGATCCTCTGCACCACAAGAAACTCCTTTCTATGCACACAGGACACACTGCAAACATCTTTTCTGTCAAG TTCTTGCCGCACTCGGGGGATCGGATCCTCATCACGGGAGCTGCAGATTCCAAGGTGCACGTCCATGACCTGACTGTCAAGGAGACCGTGCACATGTTTGGAGATCACACCAACAGAGTGAAGCGGATTGCCACGGCTCCCATGTGGCCAAACACCTTCTGGAGTGCAGCAGAAGATGGCTTAATCAG GCAGTACGACCTGCGGGAGAACAGCAAACGTTCCGAGGTCCTGATAGACCTGACTGAGTACTGTGGGCAGCTGGTGGAGGCCAAGTGCCTGACAGTGAACCCCCAGGACAACAATTACCTGGCCGTGGGGGCCAGCGGGCCCTTTGTGCGGCTCTACGACATCCGCATGATCCACAACCACAG GAAAAGCATGAAGCAGAGTCCCTCGGCTGGCGTGCACACCTTCTGTGACCGGCAGAAGCCCCTCCCGGACGGGGCGGCTCAGTACTACGTGGCAG GGCACCTCCCAGTGAAGCTGCCAGACTACAACAACCGGCTGAGGGTCCTGGTGGCCACGTACGTCACCTTCAGCCCCGACGGCACCGAGCTCCTGGTCAACATGGGAGGGGAGCAG gtCTATTTGTTTGATCTGACATACAAACAGCGACCATACACTTTTCTCCTCCCAAAGAAGTGCCACACTTCAGGGG AAGTGCAGAATGGCAAAACCTCAACCAATGGAGTCTCCAACGGGATCCATCTCCACAGCAACGGCTTCCGCCTGGCCGAGGGCAGGGCCCACGTGAG CCCCCAGGTGGAGTTGCCCCCGTACCTGGAGAGGATCAAGCAGCAAGCCAACGAGGCCTTTGCCTGCCAGCTGTGGACACAGGCCATCCAGCTGTACAGCAAGGCTGTGCAGAAGGCCCCCAACAATGCCATGCTCTATgggaacagagctgctgcctaCATGAAGCGCAAGTG ggatggggaccATTACGATGCTCTGAGGGACTGCTTGAAGGCCATATCCCTAAACCCTTGCCACCTGAAGGCCCATTTCCGCCTGGCCCGCTGTCTCTTTGAGCTCAAGTACGTGGCAGAAGCACTGGAGTGTCTGGATGACTTTAAAGGGAAGTTTCCAGAACAagcacacagcagtgcctgCGATGCCCTCGACAGGGACATCAATGCTGCCCTCTTCTCCAAGAGTGATAACG CTGAAGACAAGAAGGGGGGTGGCCCCATCCGGCTGCGAGCCACGGGCCGCAAGGACTCCATCTCTGAGGATGAGATGGTGCTGAGGGAGCGCAGCTACGACTACAAATTCCGGTACTGCGGCCACTGCAACACCACCACAGACATCAAAGAGGCCAATTTCTTTGGCAG CAACGCCCAGTACATCGTCAGCGGCTCGGACGACGGCTCCTTCTTCATCTGGGAGAAGGAAACCACCAACCTGGTGCGTGTGCTGCAGGGGGACGAGTCCATTGTGAACTGTCTGCAGCCTCATCCCAGCTACTGCTTCCTGGCCACCAGCGGCATCGACCCGGTCGTGCGACTCTGGAACCCCAGGCCGGAG AGTGAGACCCTCAACGGCCGCGTGGTGGTGGACATGGAAGGTGCTTCCCAGGCCAACCAGCGGCGGATGAACGCGGACCCGCTGGAGGTGATGTTGCTGAACATGGGCTACAGGATCACGGGACTGACCAGCGGTGGGGCTGGAGGCTCAGATGATGAAGACAGCTCAGAGGGGCAGGTCCAGTGCCGGCCCAGCTAA
- the SYTL1 gene encoding synaptotagmin-like protein 1, with amino-acid sequence MLASLVHARHAEQPVSPAGPAPRAVPGLSPPPRMALQPELLDLSFLTEEERSCIARVLQRDWQLRRREEGRISKLRKSVSDPARLRSLTGDWFCDARAQRHPHQLGSDLVRASIRRRRRPRGTGELERRPSLDAIDEPLAEEREDEDGALETGKSSPPEEVQEATEPQPSPPGPAVEGTPRSQPMLQGDTPPREQESPAQPPPGDTGGHTLGSSSTEDEEEEEEEEEPDSAHGSHSPGQRPETPQTDQTPPDPLSPQNGHTPPSLLSTSSSVSSLSSSTLSGSLMSLYSEGELGRVAVRGCVQFSLRYQAAEKELQVHVLRCRQLAEAKKQRSDPYIKTYLLPDKSNRSKRKTAVRKRSLDPVFNETLKYKLEKRDLQGRTLNLSVWHHDSLGRNLFLGEVEVALGTWDWANTRPEWFSLQPRMPIPSDGLASRGSLNLALKFIPAGSEGAGMPPTGELHIWVKDAQSLIPLQSGTVDAFVQCYVLPDDSKASRQKTRVVKRSLNPLFNHTMVYDGFQARDLAEACAEFTLWHHEAFSKRQLGGIRLSLGTGSSYGLPVGWMDSTAEEQGVWQQLLQQPGHWVEALLPLRTNLVPRA; translated from the exons ATGTTGGCATCGCTGGTGCACGCCCGGCACGCTGAGCAGCCCGTGTCCCCGGCCGGGCCAGCCCCGCGGGCTGTCCCCGGGCTGTCCCCGCCGCCCCGCATGGCGCTGCAGCCCGAGCTGCTGGACCTGAGCTTCCTGACGGAGGAGGAGCGGAGCTGCATCGCCCGGGTGCTGCAGCGGGACTGGCAGCTCCGCCGGCGGGAGGAGGGCCGCATCAG CAAGCTCCGCAAGTCGGTGTCGGACCCGGCGCGGCTGCGGAGCCTCACCGGGGACTGGTTCTGCGACGCCCGCGCCCAGCGCCACCCGCACCAGCTGGGCTCCGACCTGGTCCGAGCCTCCATCCGCCGCAGGAGGCGGCCCCGGG ggacGGGGGAGCTGGAGCGCCGCCCCAGCCTGGACGCCATTGATGAGCcactggcagaggagagggaggatgaggatggtgCCTTGGAGACGGGCAAGag TTCCCCCCCCGAGGAGGTGCAGGAGGCCACTGAGCCCCAG CCCAGcccccctggcccagctgtggAGGGAACCCCGAGGTCACAGCCCATGCTGCAGGGTGACACCCCCCCgagggagcaggagagcccggcccagcccccCCCAG GTGACACGGGAGGTCACACCCTTGGCTCAAGCAGCAcggaggatgaggaggaggaggaggaggaggaggagccggACTCGGCACAcggcagccacagccctgggcag AGACCAGAGACCCCCCAGACGGATCAGACCCCCCCCGACCCACTGTCCCCACAGAACGGCCACACCCCCCCGAGCCTGCTGAGCACCAGCTCCTCCGTgtccagcctcagctcctccacA CTGAGCGGGAGCCTGATGAGCCTGTACAGCGAGGGCGAGCTGGGCCGGGTGGCCGTGCGGGGCTGCGTGCAATTCTCCCTGCGCTACCAGGCGGCcgagaaggagctgcaggtgcacGTCCTGCGCTGCCGCCAGCTGGCCGAGGCCAAGAAGCAGCGCTCGGACCC GTACATCAAGACCTACCTGCTGCCCGACAAGTCCAACCGCAGCAAGCGCAAGACCGcggtgaggaagaggagcttGGATCCCGTCTTCAACGAGACCCTCAAG TACAAGCTGGAGAAGAGGGACCTGCAGGGCCGGACCCTGAACCTCTCCGTGTGGCACCACGACAGCCTGGGCAGGAACCTCTTCCTGGGGGAggtggaggtggcactgggcacCTGGGACTGGGCCAACACACGGCCCGAGTGGTTCAGTCTCCAGCCACGG aTGCCCATCCCCTCGGACGGCCTGGCCAGCCGTGGCAGCCTCAACCTGGCGCTCAAGTTCATCCCTGCTGGCTCAGAAG GAGCGGGGATGCCACCCACGGGCGAGCTGCACATCTGGGTGAAGGAcgctcagagcctcatcccgCTGCAGAGCGGCACCGTGGACGCCTTCGTGCAGTG CTACGTGCTGCCGGATGACAGCAAGGCCAGCCGGCAGAAGACGCGGGTGGTGAAGCGGAGCCTGAACCCCCTCTTCAACCACACCATGGTGTACGACGGCTTCCAGGCCAGGGACCTGGCCGAGGCCTGCGCCGAGTTCACCCTCTGGCACCACGAAGCCTTCTCCAAGCGCCAGCTGGGCGGCATCCGCCTCAGCCTGGGCACCG GGAGCAGCTACGGGCTGCCCGTGGGCTGGATGGACTCGACGGCCGAGGAGCAGGGcgtgtggcagcagctgctgcagcagcccggGCACTGGGTGGAGGCGCTGCTGCCCCTGCGGACCAACCTGGTCCCCCGGGCGTAg
- the TMEM222 gene encoding transmembrane protein 222 isoform X1, producing MLLLGPGALFSVWRAWIWVAVESCSVMARWAGRPGFGCWSGKSGFVPRQSLQDLIFVLGCTEGFVWRWGSPCPALPWWLFPIIGHMGICTSAGVIRDFAGPYFVSEDNMAFGKPVKYWKLDPSKVCATGPNAWDTAVHDASEEYKHRMHNLCCDNCHSHVALALNLMRYDNSTSWNMVKLCFFTLLYGKYVSIGGFVKTWLPFVLFLGVIVTVVLTLHLR from the exons ATGCTCTTGCTAGGGCCAGGAGCTCTGTTCTCTGTCTGGAGAGCTTGGATCTGGGTTGCTGTGGAGAGCTGCAGCGTGATGGCAAGGTGGGCAGGGCGACCTGGTTTTGGTTGCTGGAGTGGAAAGTCCGGTTTTGTGCCCAGGCAGTCCCTGCAGGATCTGATCTTTGTGCTTGGCTGCACAGAGGGGTTTGTGTGGCGCTGGGGCtcgccctgccctgccctgccctg gtggCTGTTCCCCATCATCGGCCACATGGGCATCTGCACCTCGGCCGGCGTCATCCGCGACTTCGCGGGGCCCTACTTCGTGTCC GAAGACAACATGGCCTTTGGGAAACCTGTGAA GTACTGGAAACTGGATCCCAGCAAAGTCTGTGCCACTGGTCCCAACGCCTGGGACACGGCCGTGCACGACGCCTCCGAGGAGTACAAGCACCGCATG CACAACCTTTGCTGTGACAACTGCCATTCCCACGTGGCTCTGGCCTTAAACTTGATGAGATACGATAACAGCACCTCCTGGAACATGGTGAAACTGTGCTTCTTCACACTCCTCTATGGGAAATACGTCAG cataGGGGGCTTTGTGAAGACCTGGCTGCCCTTTGTCCTCTTCCTGGGGGTGATTGTCACCGTGGTTCTCACCCTGCACCTGCGGTGA
- the TMEM222 gene encoding transmembrane protein 222 isoform X3 yields the protein MAAAEPGMKQFNGGGGAAPDAERGRFPHCVVWTPIPVLTWLFPIIGHMGICTSAGVIRDFAGPYFVSEDNMAFGKPVKYWKLDPSKVCATGPNAWDTAVHDASEEYKHRMHNLCCDNCHSHVALALNLMRYDNSTSWNMVKLCFFTLLYGKYVSIGGFVKTWLPFVLFLGVIVTVVLTLHLR from the exons ATGGCTGCGGCGGAGCCCGGGATGAAGCAGTTCaatggcggcggcggcgccgcgccGGACGCGGAGCGCGGTCGCTTCCCGCACTGCGTGGTGTGGACCCCGATCCCCGTCCTGAC gtggCTGTTCCCCATCATCGGCCACATGGGCATCTGCACCTCGGCCGGCGTCATCCGCGACTTCGCGGGGCCCTACTTCGTGTCC GAAGACAACATGGCCTTTGGGAAACCTGTGAA GTACTGGAAACTGGATCCCAGCAAAGTCTGTGCCACTGGTCCCAACGCCTGGGACACGGCCGTGCACGACGCCTCCGAGGAGTACAAGCACCGCATG CACAACCTTTGCTGTGACAACTGCCATTCCCACGTGGCTCTGGCCTTAAACTTGATGAGATACGATAACAGCACCTCCTGGAACATGGTGAAACTGTGCTTCTTCACACTCCTCTATGGGAAATACGTCAG cataGGGGGCTTTGTGAAGACCTGGCTGCCCTTTGTCCTCTTCCTGGGGGTGATTGTCACCGTGGTTCTCACCCTGCACCTGCGGTGA
- the TMEM222 gene encoding transmembrane protein 222 isoform X2, whose amino-acid sequence MFTSALSWRIFQSFLTFLTPAEGSAEGAARATEALGEREIREISKAEGAGAAGRGLEWDLDSSDGGGCMWLFPIIGHMGICTSAGVIRDFAGPYFVSEDNMAFGKPVKYWKLDPSKVCATGPNAWDTAVHDASEEYKHRMHNLCCDNCHSHVALALNLMRYDNSTSWNMVKLCFFTLLYGKYVSIGGFVKTWLPFVLFLGVIVTVVLTLHLR is encoded by the exons ATGTTCACCTCAGCCCTTTCCTGGAGGATTTTCCAGAGCTTTTTAACATTCCTAACCCCAGCTGAAGGGAGTGCTGAAGGGGCTGCCAGAGCCACTGAGGCCCTCGGGGAGAGGGAAATCAGGGAGATCAGCAAAGCTgagggtgctggagcagctgggagagggctggAATGGGACCTGGACTCTAGTGATGGGGGAGGCTGCAT gtggCTGTTCCCCATCATCGGCCACATGGGCATCTGCACCTCGGCCGGCGTCATCCGCGACTTCGCGGGGCCCTACTTCGTGTCC GAAGACAACATGGCCTTTGGGAAACCTGTGAA GTACTGGAAACTGGATCCCAGCAAAGTCTGTGCCACTGGTCCCAACGCCTGGGACACGGCCGTGCACGACGCCTCCGAGGAGTACAAGCACCGCATG CACAACCTTTGCTGTGACAACTGCCATTCCCACGTGGCTCTGGCCTTAAACTTGATGAGATACGATAACAGCACCTCCTGGAACATGGTGAAACTGTGCTTCTTCACACTCCTCTATGGGAAATACGTCAG cataGGGGGCTTTGTGAAGACCTGGCTGCCCTTTGTCCTCTTCCTGGGGGTGATTGTCACCGTGGTTCTCACCCTGCACCTGCGGTGA